A single Pseudanabaenaceae cyanobacterium SKYG29 DNA region contains:
- the cas2 gene encoding CRISPR-associated endonuclease Cas2: MSSLLYLVIYDLPYDKAGNKRRNRLHKLLSGFGKWTQYSVFECFLSDLQFAKLQVGIQKIIKPNQDSVRIYVLDATAVKRTITYGSDKPSERDTIVI; encoded by the coding sequence ATGTCTTCTCTGCTTTATTTGGTCATCTACGACTTGCCCTATGACAAGGCAGGTAATAAACGTAGAAATCGTTTGCATAAACTGTTATCAGGTTTCGGTAAATGGACTCAGTATAGCGTGTTTGAGTGTTTTCTGTCAGATTTGCAGTTTGCTAAACTCCAAGTCGGTATTCAAAAAATTATTAAGCCAAATCAAGATTCAGTCCGTATCTATGTTCTGGATGCCACCGCCGTTAAACGTACTATCACCTATGGCTCAGATAAGCCCTCTGAGAGAGATACTATTGTAATCTAG
- a CDS encoding calcium-binding protein encodes MATLQTQTLTFDIVPDSSGFISAGGNFTKGKFQFDTKTVVLTAKTLNGIGNYEVNNKVIASFDSPTIVVTLVDFDEIASGVLQFRYTSPFTAGNTVVLFDAKNQELARASLPQTPGELGYNIPIPSPSPDKNSFSIKFTGNPVKIEFGGVLREFGIDDIQITNVALVANRPPTVKLSQTAFDTVQNSSFRLPSILLEDDRGLAKVTLTAPEGFILTAANDRDTRVNVVELDLTNRGKTFELARDGEIIFKADKVGSGAIAITVTDNEGLSNIPAAQLSFTVRPSAEPLPNVKPSFLGLQSDPIVVRPSSSQPLSFTTPLKFSIFDPDSLRVSFVLDAVSAPAGTKLTLPGFENSSPTRIVINNQPLDKINEALKNATLTSPRPGRVDLRLFVDDLSGQPNDPPGSRRTEGQQTFDLRTAEPSVRGLESLTVPVGVTSPTLGIQIADDSDQLTVTLTAAETVTLTVPAGTPLQDLDNAKNILKLQGKLAAVNETLSKVTVVSAAAGQTVLDIKVEDESNPTVSAKKPLSFTEKVVLSVQPQTIVLTEPLGIADEVVPGQTFSVLRTGDTKQPLTVGVQVVGITSNAVIGKDFRLTVGNTEVRDQLTIPAGSSSVSVKVTPVADDERGKDRFATLTIVPPPGNDFDLIRPSVTLTIKDSLPELRVVATDAEAQEGGLGFPPDPGKFTITRRGGVNRREEVTFQLVQNEKAATFNTDFDLQLLPTTPASDSKLTVLDKNVFSVTFASGVASVDIEVTPKADNLLEGTEEVVLSLAVNQNKNFKIVSDVGTIKIADRAPGIASVVATQPIAERPPSNRVGIFTILRPVRADGVQDTTGNFVVDFVLSGDADFNQDYEVIPSNFNGFKVSDKQGQIVIRDARGAETITIVARDDNDSLPGQERVTLSVVQGNSATITIPEGRPIVTVEAIDASAKEPPFSGFRDIVVAQNQVNVRFRDNAVEDGDRIRVALNGVVVNNDLLLTNTGTFITFNLLPGVNTLEITALNQGGDPPDAALNTTEVSIGEVIQTSRGLRTGETVILNIINTASVPNPEAITAGVSEFAGVFRISRSGASNQDLLVTYNLTGTATNGADYVRLGNSVVIPAGQNFVDVIVSPLADNELEQVETVILTITSSPAYTIGAPSTGTVTIEDSTVLIKAVNDTVEGVGTGGILFGTSGNDTLIGGVGTQSIVIPFSQLLANDLPSGQVTIISVSPGTAGTVVLDSVNQTITFTPATTGLGTFSYTIAPIGSLGETREPQSAPTSTATVTVIPGSGVFNILRGLAGNDSLVGTSGNDTLDGGDGTDTLTGGSGADVFQINRSEGDIISDFSLFQNDRIELLSSNYPGGIGTLFSLESANAIDVALNFSVTVSSQFVPGLNSPVGIKPTYAYDAVSGRLLLDPDGTSTDFKFELIAQLPNGLSSSIFNNISIVSSF; translated from the coding sequence ATGGCAACTTTGCAGACCCAGACTTTGACATTTGACATTGTGCCCGACAGTAGCGGATTTATAAGTGCGGGGGGTAACTTTACTAAGGGTAAATTTCAGTTCGATACTAAGACTGTGGTACTGACCGCCAAAACTCTGAACGGCATCGGCAATTACGAGGTTAACAATAAAGTTATCGCTTCCTTTGATAGTCCCACGATCGTTGTCACGCTAGTTGACTTTGATGAGATTGCTTCTGGCGTGCTCCAGTTCCGTTATACCTCTCCATTTACAGCTGGTAATACTGTTGTTTTATTTGATGCGAAAAATCAGGAATTAGCTAGAGCTAGTTTACCTCAGACTCCTGGGGAATTAGGATACAACATTCCTATTCCATCTCCCTCCCCTGACAAAAATAGTTTTTCTATTAAGTTTACGGGCAATCCAGTCAAAATTGAGTTTGGTGGTGTTTTGCGGGAATTTGGCATTGATGACATCCAGATTACTAATGTTGCTCTTGTCGCTAACCGTCCACCCACTGTTAAACTGTCCCAAACTGCCTTTGACACAGTACAAAACTCTAGCTTTCGTTTGCCTAGTATTCTCCTAGAAGACGATCGGGGTCTGGCTAAGGTTACCCTAACAGCACCAGAGGGGTTTATTCTAACAGCTGCAAACGATCGGGATACCAGGGTTAATGTAGTTGAGTTGGACTTAACCAATCGCGGTAAGACTTTCGAACTAGCCAGAGATGGAGAGATCATTTTCAAGGCTGACAAAGTTGGGAGTGGCGCTATTGCTATCACAGTCACAGACAATGAAGGTTTGTCTAACATTCCAGCTGCACAACTATCCTTCACGGTTAGACCTAGTGCTGAACCGCTACCTAATGTCAAGCCGAGTTTTTTGGGTTTACAGTCTGATCCTATTGTGGTTCGTCCTAGTTCCAGTCAGCCTCTTAGCTTTACTACTCCCCTTAAGTTTAGTATTTTTGATCCAGATAGTCTCAGGGTTTCTTTTGTGCTGGATGCAGTGAGTGCACCGGCGGGGACGAAGTTAACCTTGCCTGGTTTTGAAAACTCCTCTCCTACCCGTATAGTCATCAACAATCAGCCCCTGGACAAAATTAATGAAGCCCTAAAGAATGCTACTCTGACAAGTCCCAGACCAGGTAGGGTTGACCTGCGTTTATTTGTAGATGATTTGAGTGGTCAGCCCAACGATCCGCCGGGGAGTCGCCGTACTGAGGGGCAACAAACTTTTGATTTACGCACAGCCGAACCGAGTGTAAGAGGTTTGGAATCCTTAACTGTGCCTGTGGGTGTTACTTCTCCGACCTTGGGGATTCAGATTGCAGATGACAGTGATCAATTAACTGTAACCCTGACTGCAGCAGAAACGGTAACTCTAACTGTGCCCGCTGGTACTCCCTTGCAGGACTTGGACAATGCTAAGAACATCCTTAAGTTACAAGGGAAGTTAGCAGCAGTTAATGAAACACTTAGTAAGGTCACAGTAGTCAGTGCGGCGGCGGGTCAGACTGTTTTAGACATTAAAGTAGAGGATGAAAGCAATCCAACGGTTTCAGCCAAAAAGCCTTTAAGTTTTACTGAGAAGGTAGTTTTAAGTGTGCAGCCCCAGACGATTGTCCTCACTGAGCCACTAGGAATTGCGGATGAGGTTGTACCTGGACAGACATTTAGCGTCCTGCGGACGGGGGATACCAAACAGCCTTTGACGGTGGGTGTACAGGTTGTGGGAATTACCAGTAATGCTGTTATTGGTAAGGATTTCAGGCTGACTGTAGGGAATACAGAGGTCCGTGATCAACTCACCATACCAGCAGGGTCTAGCTCTGTGAGTGTGAAAGTTACACCAGTAGCAGACGATGAGCGAGGCAAGGATAGGTTTGCTACTCTCACGATCGTGCCTCCCCCTGGCAATGATTTTGATCTCATTAGACCTTCTGTGACTCTGACTATCAAGGACTCTTTACCAGAGTTGCGGGTTGTAGCTACGGATGCGGAGGCCCAGGAGGGAGGTCTTGGGTTTCCGCCTGATCCTGGCAAATTCACAATCACACGGCGGGGAGGTGTCAACAGAAGAGAAGAGGTAACTTTCCAATTAGTGCAAAACGAGAAAGCCGCTACTTTTAATACTGATTTTGATTTGCAACTGTTACCTACTACTCCTGCCTCTGATTCTAAACTGACTGTCTTAGATAAGAATGTTTTCTCTGTGACATTTGCTAGTGGTGTTGCATCTGTTGATATAGAAGTTACACCGAAGGCAGATAACCTTCTGGAAGGAACAGAAGAAGTTGTTTTGAGTTTGGCTGTCAACCAGAATAAAAACTTCAAGATAGTCTCTGATGTTGGTACTATTAAAATTGCCGATCGTGCTCCTGGGATTGCCAGTGTGGTGGCTACCCAGCCGATAGCAGAAAGACCGCCAAGCAATCGCGTCGGTATTTTTACGATTTTGCGTCCCGTGCGGGCTGATGGTGTACAAGATACAACGGGGAATTTTGTAGTTGACTTTGTTCTGTCTGGTGATGCTGACTTTAATCAGGACTATGAAGTTATCCCTAGTAATTTTAATGGTTTTAAGGTCAGTGACAAACAGGGGCAAATTGTTATTAGAGATGCGCGGGGTGCCGAGACGATAACGATCGTAGCTAGGGATGATAACGACTCCCTACCTGGGCAGGAGAGAGTGACTCTATCTGTTGTGCAGGGGAATTCAGCCACGATAACGATTCCCGAGGGCAGACCGATCGTGACGGTAGAAGCGATCGATGCTAGTGCCAAAGAGCCTCCTTTCAGTGGTTTCAGAGATATTGTTGTTGCTCAAAATCAGGTAAATGTTCGTTTTCGAGACAATGCAGTTGAAGACGGAGATAGAATCAGGGTAGCTCTGAATGGAGTAGTTGTTAATAACGATCTTTTACTAACTAATACAGGTACATTCATCACATTTAATTTACTGCCTGGGGTCAATACCCTAGAGATTACTGCTCTAAATCAAGGTGGCGATCCCCCTGATGCAGCTCTCAACACTACCGAAGTTTCAATCGGTGAAGTGATCCAAACAAGCAGGGGTTTGCGTACAGGGGAGACCGTTATTCTTAATATCATCAATACTGCATCTGTCCCTAATCCGGAGGCAATTACAGCGGGGGTAAGTGAATTCGCTGGTGTATTCCGTATTAGTCGATCGGGCGCAAGTAATCAAGACCTCTTAGTGACCTACAATTTAACTGGTACAGCTACCAATGGAGCTGACTATGTGCGTTTGGGTAACAGTGTTGTTATTCCTGCTGGTCAGAACTTTGTCGATGTAATTGTTTCACCTTTAGCAGATAATGAGTTGGAGCAAGTTGAGACAGTTATCCTCACGATTACAAGCAGCCCTGCTTACACGATCGGTGCTCCCAGCACAGGCACAGTTACGATCGAGGATAGTACAGTTTTGATCAAGGCTGTAAATGATACAGTTGAGGGGGTAGGGACTGGTGGTATCTTGTTTGGCACTTCTGGTAACGATACCTTAATTGGTGGGGTAGGAACACAGTCGATTGTTATTCCCTTTAGCCAACTATTAGCGAATGACTTACCATCAGGGCAGGTCACAATTATTAGTGTCAGCCCTGGTACTGCTGGAACTGTTGTTTTGGACTCAGTAAATCAAACGATTACTTTTACACCTGCTACTACTGGATTGGGAACTTTCTCCTACACGATCGCGCCGATCGGGTCTCTCGGTGAGACTCGCGAACCGCAGTCAGCACCTACGTCAACGGCAACTGTAACTGTTATCCCTGGCAGTGGAGTATTTAACATTCTTAGAGGTCTGGCAGGTAATGATTCCCTGGTGGGCACGAGTGGAAATGACACCCTTGATGGCGGTGATGGTACAGACACACTAACAGGTGGTTCTGGAGCAGATGTATTTCAAATCAACCGATCGGAAGGAGACATCATTTCTGACTTCTCTCTTTTCCAAAACGACAGAATAGAACTACTATCTAGCAACTATCCTGGTGGCATAGGTACTCTTTTTAGTTTGGAAAGTGCTAACGCAATCGATGTTGCCCTTAATTTTAGTGTTACTGTTTCTAGTCAGTTTGTGCCTGGACTTAACAGCCCTGTTGGCATAAAGCCTACCTATGCCTATGATGCTGTTTCTGGTAGACTGCTGCTCGATCCCGATGGAACAAGCACGGACTTTAAGTTCGAATTAATTGCTCAGTTACCCAATGGACTATCAAGTTCTATCTTTAACAACATCTCGATCGTTTCATCTTTCTAA